Proteins from one Chroococcidiopsis sp. CCMEE 29 genomic window:
- a CDS encoding MFS transporter, protein MNNSPPDVHPKHGPESEKLDLKTKLAYGAGDLGPAITSGIGVFFLLVFFTNVAGIPAGLAGSILLIGKIWDAVNDPLVGVLTDKTQSRRWGRRLPWLLYGAIPFGIFFFLQWIVPRFSADPSAQMWGLFWYYVAIALISQVFYTVVNLPYTAMTPELTQDYDERTTLNGFRFAFSIGGSILSLILAQVIFSHIADRQQQYVVLAAICGVIAVLSLYWCIWGTRDRVMAFEAKRQLIEEPPSLPIGEQLKIVFSNKPFLYVIGIYLFSWLAVQVTASVIPYFVVNWMGLKESDVPTVILGFQGTALLMLFIWSALSRRFGKKVVYFMGMSLWIIAEIGVFTLQPGQITLMYALAVMAGFGVSTAYLIPWSMMPDVIELDELNTGQRREGIFYGFMVLLQKFGLAFGLFLVGMSLEASGFREAVPGQSTLPVQPESALLAIRFATSILPAFFLICGLVLAYFYPLTREVHAEILLKLKERGEGRVSRGGFR, encoded by the coding sequence ATGAACAATTCTCCCCCTGATGTCCATCCCAAACATGGACCTGAAAGTGAAAAGCTGGACTTAAAAACTAAACTGGCTTATGGGGCAGGGGATTTAGGACCAGCAATTACCTCGGGGATTGGAGTATTCTTTCTCCTGGTTTTCTTCACCAATGTTGCCGGTATCCCGGCAGGTTTGGCGGGTAGCATTCTGCTGATTGGTAAAATCTGGGATGCAGTGAACGATCCGCTTGTAGGAGTGCTAACGGATAAAACTCAATCTCGTCGCTGGGGGCGGCGTCTGCCTTGGTTATTGTATGGGGCGATTCCCTTTGGCATTTTCTTCTTCTTGCAATGGATTGTACCGCGATTTAGTGCTGACCCATCTGCTCAAATGTGGGGGTTGTTTTGGTATTATGTGGCGATCGCGCTGATATCTCAGGTGTTTTACACTGTTGTCAATTTGCCTTATACGGCAATGACTCCAGAACTAACTCAAGATTACGACGAACGCACTACGCTTAACGGCTTTCGCTTTGCTTTTTCCATTGGTGGCAGCATCTTATCGCTAATTTTGGCGCAAGTTATTTTTTCCCATATTGCCGATCGCCAACAACAGTATGTAGTTCTGGCAGCAATCTGTGGAGTCATTGCAGTATTGTCACTGTACTGGTGTATTTGGGGAACCCGCGATCGCGTCATGGCTTTTGAAGCAAAACGCCAGCTGATTGAGGAACCCCCATCTCTCCCCATCGGCGAACAGCTAAAAATTGTTTTTAGTAATAAACCTTTTCTATACGTTATTGGTATATATCTTTTTTCCTGGTTAGCTGTGCAGGTGACAGCCAGCGTTATTCCTTACTTTGTAGTCAACTGGATGGGTTTGAAAGAATCAGATGTACCGACAGTAATTCTTGGGTTTCAAGGCACTGCCCTTTTGATGTTATTTATCTGGAGTGCTTTGAGCCGACGATTTGGGAAAAAAGTTGTTTATTTTATGGGAATGAGTCTGTGGATCATCGCCGAGATCGGAGTGTTTACTTTGCAGCCTGGTCAAATAACTTTGATGTATGCTTTGGCAGTGATGGCAGGTTTCGGTGTTTCCACGGCTTATCTAATTCCCTGGTCAATGATGCCTGATGTAATTGAACTAGATGAACTGAATACCGGACAACGCCGCGAAGGAATCTTTTATGGGTTCATGGTGCTGTTGCAAAAATTCGGTTTAGCCTTCGGGCTGTTTTTGGTGGGAATGTCCTTAGAAGCGTCTGGGTTCAGAGAGGCTGTTCCAGGGCAAAGTACGCTACCCGTACAACCAGAATCAGCACTGCTGGCTATCCGCTTCGCCACTAGCATTCTGCCTGCCTTTTTTTTGATTTGTGGCTTAGTGTTGGCATATTTTTACCCCCTCACCCGTGAGGTGCATGCGGAAATCTTGCTGAAACTTAAAGAGAGGGGCGAGGGGCGAGTGAGTAGGGGCGGGTTTAGGTGA